The DNA window AAAAGTCCTGTGTAAATGTAAACCctttaaaaaatatcagaaatccTTGCTGATGCAGTTATTTGGGGTGACCTATCACAGCAAGATCATTGCTAACAGGATTGTACTATACTAAGTCAACTATCCCAATAAACAGGTAAATACGTTTTACAAAATCACTGCTCTATATCTGAAAAAGGTAGGCAGCAGAATGAGGTAAAGGTCAGACAACCCACACTCAAGTTACCAAACTCAAGCACATTATGGACTTTTGCTCTACTATTAGTGCAAACTGAAGACCACTagtggagggagaggagatcTCTGACCTAGCCTGGCATTTCTTGGAGGTCCCTATCTTCCTGAGCAGCCCCGATTTTCGTGGCCACCCACGAGGAGCCTCTGGACTCTGCTATCTCTCTGTGAGCTCCACACCAGCAGGGAAGCAGGAGGGGGAGCCCCAGGAAGAGAACATGCACTTCTGCTGAAGGAAAGCAGATGTTAGGCTGCAGACAAAATgggaaatgagtatttttttgGCACTATTTCAGTAGAATATTTACATTTCAACTCAATTCACCCTTTTTCTTCAGATAAAACAGAAGTAGCTTTTCACGGACCACGAATGAGAGGCAGGGGAAGCCAAAGGCGGAGAGAGATGACTGCAGTTTGCCTAAGAGCCGGTCTCAGACCACCCACTTCATAAAGCAGGGCTGCACCATTTCTTGTGGACTGATACTCACCCACCACCATTCTGGTGAGGTAGAAGCCCCATTTTTCTTCAGGCTCCAcaaaaaaatgttgttgttttcattttcattaagaaCATAGGAGCTGCCCTCATGACCAATGTCCATCCATTTCACCACGCTGCCTCCTCCAGTGGCAATGGGAGAGGTCTTCTAAGACATgccatttttaaataagaaatgagAGCAGGGGATCACTGCTGGTCAGATATGTGCAAAGGAGGCTGGCTGATTCATACAGCTCCTTGTGACCGACCTATGAGATGTGTGCATACAAGCCGTCACCACCACATACTATCAGATACTCAGCACCAACAGCTTAGGCTCTTACTCTGGGATTCCCTtctctgtaaataaatacagctggCTGTGATGTCTGGATCATTGCACAGTAGGGATGGGGTGGTTGCTAGGGTGGGAGGGGGCCAGTAGTTCCCTCCAGTCAATGCTAATGCTGCATGTGAGCTGCCTGGAGAAAGTGGTGGGAAAGCCGAGGAGGTCTGTGCCTGAACCAGGGACACAAGCACACTTTcatggggtgggtgggtgtaCAACTTCAGGGTGGTGCTTTGAAATACAAAGGGAACAAATGATTCCATTGCTAAAAAAGGCCAAACCTGACCATTTTGATGGGTAGCCCAGTGTTTTCAGGAGTTTCATCTCCTGACAATGGTGTCTGAGGCCACAGCTGCCAGGAAAGGGAGATCTTGCCACCATCGCTCTCCTCTCTTGGTAGGTTCAGACCTGTCCTTCTCACCCCTACAGAGGGTCTCCCAGGAAAGTTTCCTCCTGTCTGATGTCTCCTTGTTGAAGCCAGAAGCCAACACCACATTCAAGTCCTGCTTTGACTTCACACCTAGTTTCTAGTCCTATTTAGCTCCTGGTGCTAACCCAAGGCAATTCCATAGTAGCCTCCCACTTGACACTGGGATTCACTCTTAATGGTATGCTTGCATCATGTCCTTTGAGAAAGTGCATCAACCAAAAAAACAAGAAGCAGAAGTATCCAGTGAGCCTGGGAGTCCTGGGGGATTTTGTGGAGTGGTGATACAACGATGCGTTCACTAGCAGCCGGGAGGCAAGATGCTCAGGCAGCTCATATTTAGATATTGCTCCATATTTAAGGCAAAGTGATCTGCTTTTTCTGGGCTGCTTTTCACATGTCAGCTGTTAGTGATTTCAGACAGTTTTGTCAGTGTTACTGTAGTATTAGTGTTAAAGTGATTATTAGTTTTAAAGGGATGATGTGCACGTAATGAGGAACTTGTTACCCTCAGACCCTTTTCTTGTCAATGAGGGCTGTGTGCACCATTATCTGACCTGGGTAGACATCGGGGTGAGACAAATTGCCTTCTAGCAGTGCCTGTTCCCCAGTGTGATTGGTGGGGTCCAGACAACCAGCTGAGATGCTGATATGTACACAGCAGGGATCTGCACCTAGGTGAGGGGCACCTGTAAGGAAGAACAATCCTTGCCTGTGTTACAGCTTGGCAAGGTGGGTAAGTAGGACTAAAATCTTCTCTTATCAGCATGCAGAAGTGGTTCCTGTACACCACAGGGTGCTGCCAGAGTTCTCCTCCCTGTGAGAGGGTGATTTGCTTATTGTTTACTTCATTTATACTGGAAAAGAACACTTGCATTTGTACATACGAGAATATCCAAGTCCAAAATCTTTCACTCTTGGGCTAGCAGATGttcacagtgctgctttttgGCAGCACTCTGGTGAATGCTTGTTGGCTGGATCCTGCAAAATGTTGCTGCACTATCTGTGTTCTCAGCTGTGCACAGCTCTTGAAAATGCAGAAACCACTTGGTGCAAAGGCACTTATACCAGGTCTTTGCTGCCAAGGTTATTTTTAGGGAAGGAAGAGATCACCAAGTCTGATATTcattcacagaaagaaagaaattagagttgcaaagaattttttttttaaaaaaaaggagataaaaaatgaGGATGAAGCTCACAGCCAGCAGAGAAGATGTGTTCTGCGATACCTGCACAGAAGGGGTATGGGAATCTCATTCATAAAGCATAGGAAGCTACACTCAGATATCCAGGTGAGGGAGTCACCTGGCAATGTCAGAGCACAGGTCTAAGTATCTCCACAATGctccttctcttgcttttctgcaggACAAGGAAAAGCCAGAGCAAGGACCAGTGAACTCCCTCCATGACTCCCAAGTCCAGAGGTGGGCTTTCTGTAGGAGATACAAGTCTGCTTTCACCCTTCATCCATGATGCCACCTCTCAAGTCTTTTTGCCGTCTGGTGCAACACAGTCAATACAGTGTCACATCTGTCAATCTAGTAAACAGCTCTCTGTGTCCTGGCATAGAGAAGCCCATAATTCAATGATCAACTAGGTAATATGTGCCTCCATCTTCATAAGATTTCTGACTTTTGGGAGCTGTAGTTCTCCATGCCAAGAACTGATCACAAAGATAAAATGCTCTCTTGCTGTCTCAGCAAACTCAGAAGACTGGATCCCCACCACTGCagtgaagaaatgaagaaagcttTGCTTTATGGCATGATTACTCTTTTATGATTTCTGTGAATTCCTTTGTAGGATGAGTGGGATCTGCTGCTTGATCTTTGACAGGGCGAAGATGCTGCTCAAGGAAAATGATCAACATTTCTAGCTTCCTTAGACCGTCTACCTTCCTTCTAACAGGAATCCCATGAATGGAAAGTGGGAACATGTGGCTTGCTGTCCCTTTCTGCTGCATGTACGTTATTTCTATCCTGGGAAATAGTGCAATCCTCTTTGTCATCAAAGCAGAGTGCAGCTTCCACGAGCCCAATGTACTTCTTTCTGTGCATGCTGGCTATCGCAGTGCTTGGTGTATCTCTGTCTATGCTCCTCACAGTGTTGAGCGTGCTTCTCTGATTCACTGGAGATCAGGTTTGATGCCTGCCTTGCCCAGATGTTCTTCATTCACTGCTTCTCCACCCTGGATGTTCCTGGGAGAACATCTCAAGGCCCTGAACACCTGTGTCTGTCATATCTGTGCTGTTTTGATTTATTATATCCCAATGATTGGCATATCCATGGTGTACAGGTCTGGGAAACCTGCCTCTCCTCTGATTCATGTCCTCATGGCCAATATCTACCTCCTTGTACCCCCTGTGTTAAACTCCATTATTTACAGTGTAAAAACTAAACAGATCCGCAGAGGGATACACAAACCTCTCATTCCAAGAAGGTGCTGATGTAGGACACAGAAGACCCAAGATGTTTTGCATATAGTAGAACAGCTGGTGAATAATGGTTTAGACGCTCTCTACTCCATCCTGTCATCCATTTGACTGCTGAGGATCCTGAATCTTTAAACTCCTCTTATGCAGTAGATGAAATATACCTTGTTTCTAGACCCACAGCATTTTCTTTGCTGTATAAAGGAGTGTTGCAGTATCTACAGTCTTCTATACATTCCTGGTCAATAATGCAGGAGCTGCAACTGCCAGAGGTTCCTGAGCTAATGGCCCTTCTTTTTAGTCGAGGACGATATAGCAATGGACATGTAGGGTAAGAGTTTCCCACCTTCACCATGGCACTGGGTCAGCTGGACCCAGAGCTCCTGCCAGAATGAGGCAGTTGATCTTCCTGGCTAGCACTGCCTGTGCATGTATGTGCAGAGAAAATCTAATGCTTCCTAGATGTGCTCAGCCATGTAGCCTCTAGTGCATCAACATGCACTAGAACATAGATCTATATACATGCAATAGCTGTTTATTCAAGCTTTTTACACCTGCAGCCAGACTTGCTAGGACTGTGAAGTGTCTAAGGACCTGGGTGTATGGCAAAGCCCTCTTGTTCCAGCCAGGTGACATTTCCAGCAGGAACAAGACATATCCAAAAGCTGTGATTCGTGCTGCAGGAGCTGAAAGTCACCATACATTTCCCTTCCCAGGGACTGTAACCAGCCCACACAGGGGTTTTGCAGACTCACAGCAGCTGGGCATCTGCTCTGCCTGGACCAGCCACTTAATGTCTCAGTGCAGACCCCCAATGGGAATGGAGCCTGTACAATATCACTGCAGCAGCACCGGGCTCACAATACTATCAAGTCATAATGGGAGCAGAATTATACGTAAAAAGGGCTCAGGTCAGATCCCCAGCTGGTATGAGCGGCTCCACCATCCTCTATTACAGCAACAGGAGAGCCAGCCCCCACTGGGGACTCCTGAAACAAGGTGCCTCCATGTGCACTGGGTGTTTAAGCTCCTACCACTCAGGAGGAGATCTAATCAAGacagagcctggagaagagtagCTCAGATCACCCTAAAACAGATAGTTGGTGTTGGCTTCACCCCAGAATATCCTGACTGCTCCCCATACCTCCCTCTGCTTctatttccatttatttgaaTAGGATTGCTTTGGCATAAGGTTAGAAAGCAGAGAGTCAAAGCAGTGCTATgcacttaaaacaaaacaaaatcatcaGTAGCAGAGCTGGTTGCAGCCCTGCTGTGAACACAGCTGTACATCAAAGGCCAGTGCCATCTTCACAGGTCTGCAGCATCAACCACCCCAGTAGGGGCTAGGAAGGGCCAAAATAAATcctgccttcttttttcccttacatAAAGCTGTCTTTACTGAGAACAACCAGGGAACACTGGTATTTACTGAAGCCTAAATGGGCAAATGAATACCCaagagaaattacagaaaaataacaaaaaataccCTACACGTTCCAAGTCAGACTGAGAACTGCATGGCCATCGGTGCTTTACAGGTAACCTGATAAGATTTCACTGCTGTGACCCAGACAGCAGAAGCCACCTTCCTCAGGCTGAGCCACCTTCCTAGGGTTTTAGGGTTGAGCACTGGGTTTGACAAACCTTCATGGGGTTTCCCTGTCTCTCATGGTAGCCGAGGAAAACTATCAACAGATGTATTACATATACCTACCACCATGCAGCAAGAGTTTCTTCAAAATTATTGCTTTGAGACCCACTTCTGTGGGACTTGTGATCCAAATAATAGCTTATCGCATTCAGATGTTACCAAGTCCTGTGGTGGTTCTGTGTGCGTTGGGGCTGTGGTACACTCATTTATTACAGCAGAAGGAAGCACACCTTCTATGTGgagccaagaatttattgttattGCAATTAAAGTTTTAATAATCTTATAAAAACATAGAAGACAGTTGCTGTCAGTCCAGTGGCTGACCTAGTGTGATCTGCAGGCTTTAAGATTTTCCTGTGCACTTCCTCATCCAGGTCACTGATGACAATGCAGAATAAAATGAGTCCTAGGAGAGATCCCTTGGGAAGGCCACTGGTGACTCTTGTTTGGAATGAAAATTATCTACCCTTACTTTAACCAAAATTCCATCCCTAGAAGAGGGTTTTCTCCAATCCCCCTACAAAGTAATTTCATTAAAAGCATTTATCCAAAGGCTTTTGGGCATCCATGTGTATTGTGGGCATGGGATCCCTCCAGATGGAGCCACTTTCACAGACGTCCAGCACACCACTGCAGCAGTATTCCCCCTGGCAGTAGCCTGGGTGACTCTGCAAGAGCTTTACCCATACGTGTTTACCCATATGCTTAGTAACTTTATTCTTTACCACAGTCTCTACTGTCCCACCAGCGATGGAAATCAAGCTCCCAGGAACCCCATGGAGCCCCTTTTGCAGGTGGAGTTGAAGGAATGATCCACCCTGCAGCACCATGACCATTTGCAATAGAGGGATGCCcccttcccagcagctctgcagcttcaCATCTGAGCTCCTTTCAGACTCTCAGGTGAATGACATCTGGTCCTGGGAGTTAGTGATATTTAACAGATATTTCTTTGATGTAACTCCTCCTCTATATTTACTTCAAACTGATCAAGATCCTCTAATTCATTTACTATGAAGAGAGTGTCGGGTATAGAAATCCGATGCAAAGAATTCACTGAGCTTCTCTGCTATGGCCTTGCCACCCCTGAGTATGCTTCTGACCCTTGGTTACCAAGTGGTCCACCTGTTTCCTAGCTGGATTCCTGCTTTTGATGCATTTAAAGAGTGTTCTACTGACAATTAGAGCATTCTTTGCAAGGTGCTCTTCCCattagtttttctctctctcaaactcCTGCTTATGTTCGACCTGTCACTTTTTATGGGCATTTCATGTAGGCAAGCTTCCCACTTCTCAATGACTCCTGGGCTGCTGGCCATGGCCAGGCCAGGCCAGTCTTTGACACAGAAGCCTGAGTAGGCCTTTGCGAATGGGTTTGTTTTTCATGCTGTAGATGATGGGGTTCAACACAGGCGGGACAAAAAGGTAGACATTGGCCATGAGCGTGTGGCTGAAGGGTGCAGCATTCTTCCCGTACCGGTATATAATGGACAGGCCGACCATGGGGACATAGAAGATGAGGACAGCGCAGAAGTGAGAGACACAAGTGTTGAGGGCTTTGGTCTGCTCCTCTCTGGAGGTGATGCCCACCACGGCCTTAATGATCATGGTGTAGGACAAGGTGATGAGCACCGAGTCTAGGATCACGAACAGCACCAAGGTTAGGCCATACAGGCTGTTCAGGGTGGAGTCTGTGCAGGCCAGCCGTATCATGTCCTGGTGCAGGCAATAGGAGTGGGACAGCACGTGGGACCTGCAGAACTGCAGTTGCGTGAGCAGGCAGATAAGTGGGAGCAGCGTCAGAGAGCGGCAGACCATCCCCAGCCCAATCTTTGCAATCCTGGCACTGGTGAGGATGGAGGAGTATCTCAACGGACAGCAGATAGCCACGTAGCGATCAAAGGCCATGGCAAGAAGTACTGAGGACTCCATGAAGGAGAAGGCATGGATGCAGAACATCTGGGTGAGGCAGACTGGGAAGCTGATTTCTCCAGTGCCAAACCAAAAGACGCGCAGAACCGTGGGCAGGGTGGACAGAGTCAGGCCCAGGTCCGTGATGGCCAGCATCGAAAGGAAGTAGTACATGGGCTGGTGGAGCCTTCGATTCACTCTCACGATGAGCAGGATGGTGCTGTTTCCCAGAATTGTGATGAGATACATCagacagcaagggaagaaaacccAGCGGTGGAAACGAGCCATCCTGGGAATGCCGGTCAGCAGGAAAGCCAGAGCACAGCTGCTGTTCCCTGGGGACATGCTTGCTCCATGCTGACACCCCGCCTTTTTAATTAGCAATTCAAAGATAATGCAGGTTTAGAATTTGTAGGGCAATGAAAATGAATAGTCGGGTGTTTCGGTGTgaagatttcatttcttttctcctccttgaaGATATGCCAGAGCATAGGCAACCACTCTGCAGTGCTGGTTcagttctttttcctgctttatgtTCCCCAGGCTCCTCACCTGTAAAGTCAATAATAACGTCATTAATTGCACCGGGGCTATATCCCTCCCAGGACATAGCTACAGCCTCTTCTCTCAGTCACTGTAAGCAACTTCGCCATCCTTCCCTGGCACTCAGACCCTGGTCTCTGCTTCTATGTGGGTGCCTCTCCAGCTCTCTGCATCAGATTTTCAGCCTTTCCCCTCAGTCCCCAGCCTTTTCCACACCCCCACTCTCAGTCCCTGATGCACACAGCCTCACCCCAGGCACTTCCATGCAGGACATTGCAAGAGGACAATGGTCACACTCACCATCCTTGCTCCTCTGGGCAGCTCTCCCCTCGCCCATGGGCTCTGGCAGCAGACGACAGATGCCTGTTTCCCCTCCCAGGCTGTGCCTCCAGCCTGTTGTCTGTCCTTGCTTGCAGGTACCAGCTtg is part of the Accipiter gentilis chromosome 19, bAccGen1.1, whole genome shotgun sequence genome and encodes:
- the LOC126048502 gene encoding olfactory receptor 51I2-like isoform X1, encoding MVTSMSPGNSSCALAFLLTGIPRMARFHRWVFFPCCLMYLITILGNSTILLIVRVNRRLHQPMYYFLSMLAITDLGLTLSTLPTVLRVFWFGTGEISFPVCLTQMFCIHAFSFMESSVLLAMAFDRYVAICCPLRYSSILTSARIAKIGLGMVCRSLTLLPLICLLTQLQFCRSHVLSHSYCLHQDMIRLACTDSTLNSLYGLTLVLFVILDSVLITLSYTMIIKAVVGITSREEQTKALNTCVSHFCAVLIFYVPMVGLSIIYRYGKNAAPFSHTLMANVYLFVPPVLNPIIYSMKNKPIRKGLLRLLCQRLAWPGHGQQPRSH
- the LOC126048502 gene encoding olfactory receptor 51I2-like isoform X2, coding for MSPGNSSCALAFLLTGIPRMARFHRWVFFPCCLMYLITILGNSTILLIVRVNRRLHQPMYYFLSMLAITDLGLTLSTLPTVLRVFWFGTGEISFPVCLTQMFCIHAFSFMESSVLLAMAFDRYVAICCPLRYSSILTSARIAKIGLGMVCRSLTLLPLICLLTQLQFCRSHVLSHSYCLHQDMIRLACTDSTLNSLYGLTLVLFVILDSVLITLSYTMIIKAVVGITSREEQTKALNTCVSHFCAVLIFYVPMVGLSIIYRYGKNAAPFSHTLMANVYLFVPPVLNPIIYSMKNKPIRKGLLRLLCQRLAWPGHGQQPRSH